Below is a window of Bacteroidota bacterium DNA.
CACTACGTTCATAATGATATTCTAATCCTTTTTGTTTTGCAAACTCTTCCATTTTAGGATTAAAATGCTTTTCAATAAGGTAATTGTAAGTTGCAGAATAATTCTGATAAATTGCTTGAGCAGCTCTTAAATTCTCAATTTTTGATAGAACTTCTGTTATTTCTTCTTTGTTCTTTATGTCCATATCTTGATTGGTTAATTGCTTTAAATGATTAATATATTGAATTATAGTCTCTCTGACAGTTGGGAAACGAGAGGCGATTGCAACACATTTTTCAAGCCAATTGATTATATTTTCTTTATACGAAATTGATAAATAAGAAACACCACCACCACTTTGTTCTGATGCATTATCTCCTAAAAGTGTAAGATATAATATTTGATAGCCATTTTTATATGTTTGAGCATATCTATTGTATCTTTTTAATTGTTCTGGTTGGTCGTTTGCATAAATTTTATTCTCAATAATTATTGCCTTGTTTTGATTGTCCTCAATCAAAATATCAATTCGTCCTTCTTCTGTTGAGTGTTCAGTATGTATTCGTGATTTGTCAAAGTCGAATTTCTCAATGGTAAAATAATCTCCTAATGTGTCAATAAAACACTCCAATAATTTAGATTTTAACCCGTGTGTTCCTTTTGGATTTAAAAGTTCTGCAAGTATTGCCGAATGTGTGTTTTCATAATGGTTTACGCCACAAACACGAAACATATTAAACCGCCCACCAGTTGCATCTAAAATTTCAGCATTCTTTTTATTTATAATTGCTACTTGATTTAGTAAATTATTTATTTTCTCCATTCAATTCTTTTTGTCGATACTATAATGTCTGTCGTTATTAGTTTTTTTGGTCGGGTGTCGCCTAACTCGCTTATACCCCTCACAAAATGTCGCCAATCTGCCCCAAAATGGGCGGCTTTGCGCCATAAAGTACGGGTTTTTGCGTGAGCAAATATATAGGCTTTTCTCTTATAAATGGTTTGGGTCATTATGGCAATACTTATCAGTGTGATTGATAAGTTCCAATAATTGTTTTACACAAATGTTTTAGCATCGAATTTGTCGTTTATTTTTGCTGCCTAAGGTGCAAGAAAGAGTATTAGTAGTAGGACAGGGCTTGACAGGATCTGTTTTGTCTTTGCAACTCAGAGAGCGCGGTCATCGCGTTTGGGTGGTTGATGAAGGCAGGAAATATACATCAAGCAATGTGGCAGCAGGATTGTTTAACCCGATGGTTGTAGGCAGATTGAAAATCACATGGAATGCCGAGGCATTATTTTCACATTTTTCAGCTTATTATGCTCGCATTGAAAAACAGTTCAATACAAAATTCTTTCATCCCATGCCCTTGATTCATCTGTGTAAGGACATAGAAGAACAAAATGATTGGGATGTACTTGCGGGGACAGACAAAACAGCCAAATGGATTGAACGCTACACAACGCATTTACCTGCTTATATTCAATCTGAATATGGAAACTATTTAGTTAAATCAACCGGTTGGGTGGATTTGCATTTGTTTCTGGGCAAAGTGAGAGAATGTCTTGTTGCAGAAGGTAAATTCATTTTGGGTGCGCCCAAAATTAGAGAGGATATTGAAGTGATTAAAACGGGTTTTCGTTATCAGGGAATGGAGTTTGACAGGGTGTTTTTGTGTAGAGGAGAATTTGAGCGATTGCAAGCGGATTTTCCAAAATTGCCCTATAATCCGGTCAAAGGACAATTGTTTGACATTGAGACCGATTTTGATTTGGAGCAAATTATTTTTCACAAACAGGTTTTTATGTTACCCACCGGCAAACGCACTGCGAAAGTCGGCTCTACATATACTTGGGACAGCTTAGATTATGACACCTTGCAAAAGGATACCGATTTTCTGCAAGAGCGATTAGACGATTTTCTGCAATGTAAGTATCGCATAACTAATGTCAAAGCCGGAGTGCGCCCTGCCTTTCATTATGGGCGACCTATGTTTGTGGAGGACGAAGAGTTGAGTGGACTTTATGTGCTGAATGGTATGGGTTCAAAAGGAGTTACGCTTGCGCCTTATTTTGCTGAGCAGTTGCTCGATTCGGTTTATGGTAAGATTTGATTTTTCAATAATATTGCACAGAAAATGAGTCTCAAAGGGAAACGAATTGTAATCACAGGAGCTTCTTCCGGCATAGGCAGGGCATTAGCCATAGAAGCGGTGAGGCGTGGAGCCAATGTCTGTGCCGGGGCAAGAAATGTAGAAGCATTAGCGGAATTGGTTCAACAATGTGGACAAACAACCCTGATAACTCATCAATTGGATGTCGCAGACAAGGAAAGTTGCGAGGCGTTTATCGCTTTTGCAGCCAAACAAATGGGAGGAATTGATGTCCTGATAAACAATGCAGGGATTAGCATGAGGGCAAATTTTGTTGAATTGGATGTATCGGTACTTGAGCGAGTGATGCAGGTTAATTTTTGGGGCGCGGTCTATTGTACTCATGCCGCCATGACTTATTTGTTAAAGTCCAAAGGCTCGGTAGTGGGAGTGAGTTCAGTTGCCGGATTCAATGGATTGCCTGGCAGGACGGGTTATTCTGCATCTAAATTTGCGCTTCAAGGATTTTTGGAAGCTTTGCGAACTGAAAATTTGAAAACGGGCTTGCATGTCATGATTGCTTGTCCGGGTTTTACGGCATCCAATATCAGAAATACTGCTCTAAACGCAGAAGGCAAAGTTCAAAATGAATCTCCGCGCAATGAAAACAAAATGATGAGTTCCTCAGCAGTAGCATCCGGAATCCTTGATGGTATTGACAGACGGAGAAATATACTTGTCATGACCACACAAGGTAAATTGAGTTATTGGCTCAGTAAATTTGCCCCAAGACTATTGAGCAGACTTACCTACAAAGTGATGAAATCTGAACCGAATGCGCCTTTTTAATTGAGCTTGATTTTTAGTCTCTTAAATTGATATGAGCAGATTTTTCATGTTTTCCTATAAAAGTTTGATTTTAACTCATAAAATCAAATCTATGCTCTCGTATTGATATCAATCATTCAACTATGTTTGCGCACATAAATTACTATTTATTTTAAAACAAATGACAGCTGAAACCATTTTCTTTATTTGCTTTCTTATATTAATCATTGGTATCCTTGTTTTTGACATGGGGGTACTTAACCGTGAAAAACATGAAGTTTCATTTAAAGAAGCACTTGTATGGACATCGGTTTGGTTTGGGCTGGCAATGATATTTTATATTTTTCTCAGGTATTATGCTTATATGATTCACGGGGTTACCGACATTGCAGGTCTGCAGAGGATAAACGAGTTATATGCACACAAATTGAATTTGACGGGGACAAATTATGCTGCAGACTTAAATACTTATAACAAAACTGTATCGCTACAATACCTGACAGGTTTTTTTATTGAATACTCACTTTCTATTGATAATCTATTTGTAATGCTCCTTATTTTCAAATCTTTTAATGTAGAGAAGAAGTATTATAAAACAGTATTAGAATGGGGTATTCTGGGTGCAATTATCATGCGGTTTGTCTTCATATTTGCCGGAGCTGCATTAGTAAGCAAGTTCCATTGGATTCTTTATGTATTTGGAGCAATTTTGGTTTTTTCCGGCATAAAAATGTTTATTGACCAGATGAAGAAAAAGGATGAAGATGTGTCTGTCAAAAGAGGTATGGCCGGATTTGTGTCAAAGTTTATAGCAGTATTTCCAAAGAATGTGGGAGGGCATATTGGCTTTAGGCACAAAGGACATGGTAAGTTTTATTTTACACCATTGTTTATCGTTATATTAGTGATTGAGTTCTCGGATTTACTTTTTGCAATAGACTCAGTACCTGCAATTTTTGCAGTAACACTTGACCCATACACGATTTTCTTCGCTAATATTTTTGCCATATTAGGTCTTAGAAGTTTGTTCTTTTTGCTTGCATATTTTGTCAATATTTTCCACTTGTTGGGATATGGTTTGTCTGTGTTACTTACTTTTATTGGAACAAAATTAATATTTGCAGATTGGTTCGAGCAAATAGGAATCAATTCAACAGTTTCATTATTCATTATATTGGGAATTATTATAATCGCCATTTTTGCCAGTCTAATATTTCCTAAAAAAACGGCAATTACTGACTCTATAAATGGTGTAGAGTAAAGGTTGTTTAATAAATACAGTAGTTATTCTTATATGACATCTAAGACTTTATATCGCTTTGCTTTACTCTGTCTGATAGTGATTCTAAGCTCGTGTTCAAGTAATAAGAGCGCAGTCTCATTAGCAAATCTTGAAAAAAGTACTTGTTACACTCAATCTGACTATCATTATACAGTCGATGACCTGCCCAAAGTTTTGAATATTAATAATATAGATAATAATCTTCAAAAAAATTTCTCTTTGGCATCTCTAAATATGGCAAATGCAATTCAAATACTTGATGTAATCGAATATTACAATAGATTAAAGACTGAGTATTTGTCCGGTCGCTCAATAGAGAAAAAAATTGCTTTGATGGAAGTACAACAATCTATTATTCAAAGAATCAATATTTCTTCACTTGAAATCTCTTCGGTGGCAAGTGAGTTAGATTGTGAAGAAGAGCGCATTAAACAGATTTTTACTTTTCTCAAAAATAAAGCAGACAACAGAGAAAGGAATTTAGTAATAGCATCTATTGTGGTTGGTTCTGTAGGGGCGATTTCGACCGAAATTCTAAATAACACATATTCAAATGGCAAGTCGGGTAGCTTTGTTTCTGTTGGTTCTGCTATTATAGAAGCCGGTTTGGGAGTGCTGATTTTGACGAACAAAAGTAAAATCAATTTCTATCACAAAAGAAATTCATTAGGTGAAGTTTGGAATGGTTTGCCGACTTCCAAAACATTGCCTCCTGCAATTTGGTATTACTTGAATTATAGTAATAATACCTACAGAGAAAAGTCTCTTAGAGGGTTGTTGGTAGAAAATTGGCAGAATTATGGACAGGTAAGCAAAAAAGGGAAAAACTCCATAGATATATATTTTGGTGAAGGGGGGGGATATAGTGCTGAAGAGTTGAAAAATAGAGCAGACATGTATGATCAACTTGAAGCTTATGTTAGTTTGATGAAACAAGATTTGAAATTACTTTCAATAGAGTTTGAGAAATTTTGTGCGAAAGATTAGATGAGAAAAAATTAAGTTTCATTTTTCAGGATTATAAATTCAAAATTGAACATCCAAAAAAAAACCGCCAGAGAAGGCGGTTTTTAATAATATAAAGAAAAAAGACTATCTGTTCTTAATAGGAGTAAACGGTCTGAGTGTGCTGCCTGTATAGATTTGACGAGGTCTGCCGATGGGTTGTCCTTCCTTAATCATTTCCTTCCATTGAGCAATCCAACCGGGTAATCTGCCAAGGGCAAACATTACGGTGAACATATCAGTTGGGAAGCCCATAGCTTTGTAAATAATTCCGGAATAGAAGTCCACGTTTGGATAGAGCTTTCTTTCTACGAAATAAGGGTCTTGCAGAGCAACTTCTTCAAGTTTTTTTGCAATCTCCAGAATTGGGTCGTGAATTCCAAGTTTATTAAGAACATCATCAGAAGCCTTTTTAATGATGCGAGCTCTTGGGTCAAAGTTTTTGTACACTCTGTGTCCGAATCCCATCAAGCGGAATGGGTCATTTTTGTCTTTGGCTTTGTTGATGAACTTCATTACATCACCACCATCCTCTTTAATTTGTTCTAACATCTCAAGAACTTGCTGATTGGCACCGCCATGTAATGGTCCCCATAGTGCAGCAACCCCTGATGCTATTGACGCATACAAACTTGCATTAGACGAGCCTACTAATCTTACGGTAGAGGTTGAGCAGTTTTGCTCATGGTCTGCATGCAAGATTAATAATTTGTTCATAGCGTCCACAAAAACCGGGTCTATTTCATAATCGTCCGAAACGTGCTTGAATGTCATATTCAAAAAGTTTGATACATAGTCAAGTTTGTTGCTTGGGTAGATGAATGGATGTCCG
It encodes the following:
- a CDS encoding PD-(D/E)XK nuclease family protein, which produces MEKINNLLNQVAIINKKNAEILDATGGRFNMFRVCGVNHYENTHSAILAELLNPKGTHGLKSKLLECFIDTLGDYFTIEKFDFDKSRIHTEHSTEEGRIDILIEDNQNKAIIIENKIYANDQPEQLKRYNRYAQTYKNGYQILYLTLLGDNASEQSGGGVSYLSISYKENIINWLEKCVAIASRFPTVRETIIQYINHLKQLTNQDMDIKNKEEITEVLSKIENLRAAQAIYQNYSATYNYLIEKHFNPKMEEFAKQKGLEYHYERSEEQYVRFHLTNSNWQGKCWIGFTFEGNRCHYGLCNNPNVYRISEENRKTLHENLNKLDIFSRKESNWWPFYAHYTNLSLDTWENDIIKTDNFLNECKEKIEKLLIAMEGINF
- a CDS encoding FAD-binding oxidoreductase; translation: MQERVLVVGQGLTGSVLSLQLRERGHRVWVVDEGRKYTSSNVAAGLFNPMVVGRLKITWNAEALFSHFSAYYARIEKQFNTKFFHPMPLIHLCKDIEEQNDWDVLAGTDKTAKWIERYTTHLPAYIQSEYGNYLVKSTGWVDLHLFLGKVRECLVAEGKFILGAPKIREDIEVIKTGFRYQGMEFDRVFLCRGEFERLQADFPKLPYNPVKGQLFDIETDFDLEQIIFHKQVFMLPTGKRTAKVGSTYTWDSLDYDTLQKDTDFLQERLDDFLQCKYRITNVKAGVRPAFHYGRPMFVEDEELSGLYVLNGMGSKGVTLAPYFAEQLLDSVYGKI
- a CDS encoding SDR family oxidoreductase, which gives rise to MSLKGKRIVITGASSGIGRALAIEAVRRGANVCAGARNVEALAELVQQCGQTTLITHQLDVADKESCEAFIAFAAKQMGGIDVLINNAGISMRANFVELDVSVLERVMQVNFWGAVYCTHAAMTYLLKSKGSVVGVSSVAGFNGLPGRTGYSASKFALQGFLEALRTENLKTGLHVMIACPGFTASNIRNTALNAEGKVQNESPRNENKMMSSSAVASGILDGIDRRRNILVMTTQGKLSYWLSKFAPRLLSRLTYKVMKSEPNAPF
- a CDS encoding TerC/Alx family metal homeostasis membrane protein, which translates into the protein MTAETIFFICFLILIIGILVFDMGVLNREKHEVSFKEALVWTSVWFGLAMIFYIFLRYYAYMIHGVTDIAGLQRINELYAHKLNLTGTNYAADLNTYNKTVSLQYLTGFFIEYSLSIDNLFVMLLIFKSFNVEKKYYKTVLEWGILGAIIMRFVFIFAGAALVSKFHWILYVFGAILVFSGIKMFIDQMKKKDEDVSVKRGMAGFVSKFIAVFPKNVGGHIGFRHKGHGKFYFTPLFIVILVIEFSDLLFAIDSVPAIFAVTLDPYTIFFANIFAILGLRSLFFLLAYFVNIFHLLGYGLSVLLTFIGTKLIFADWFEQIGINSTVSLFIILGIIIIAIFASLIFPKKTAITDSINGVE
- a CDS encoding citrate synthase, with the protein product MSETAKIILEGKEYELPVITGSENEKAIDISNLRGLTGYVTLDTGYKNTGATTSSITFLDGEKGILRYRGYSIEELAEKATFTEVAYLLLEGELPTQTQLHNFNEEIKVHTLVNEDLQNIFKSFPTGSHPMGQLISMMSALSAYYPKSLNPNRPDEQKRRTMLRLIAKMPTLCAMIYKKRTGHPFIYPSNKLDYVSNFLNMTFKHVSDDYEIDPVFVDAMNKLLILHADHEQNCSTSTVRLVGSSNASLYASIASGVAALWGPLHGGANQQVLEMLEQIKEDGGDVMKFINKAKDKNDPFRLMGFGHRVYKNFDPRARIIKKASDDVLNKLGIHDPILEIAKKLEEVALQDPYFVERKLYPNVDFYSGIIYKAMGFPTDMFTVMFALGRLPGWIAQWKEMIKEGQPIGRPRQIYTGSTLRPFTPIKNR